Proteins encoded in a region of the Pseudomonas putida genome:
- a CDS encoding amino acid ABC transporter permease, whose translation MNAHVFKPDMPPPVKTVGVLAWMRANLFSSWLNTLLTLFALYLVWLIVPPLLQWALIDANWVGTTRADCTKEGACWVFVQQRFGQFMYGYYPAELRWRVDLTVWLAVLGAAPLFIKRFPRKAFYGLGFLVLYPVLAYTLLHGGYLGLDSVPTSQWGGLMLTLVIATVGIVGALPLGILLALGRRSRMPAVKVVCVTFIEFWRGVPLITVLFMSSVMLPLFLPEGMSFDKLLRAMIGVILFQSAYIAEVVRGGLQAIPKGQYEAAAAMGLGYWRSMGLVILPQALKLVIPGIVNTFIALFKDTSLVIIIGLFDLLNSVKQAAADPAWLGMATEGYVFAALVFWVFCFGMSRYSMHLERKLDTGHKR comes from the coding sequence GTGAATGCCCATGTTTTCAAACCCGATATGCCGCCACCGGTGAAAACCGTCGGCGTGCTCGCATGGATGCGTGCCAATCTGTTCTCCAGCTGGCTCAACACGTTGTTGACCCTGTTTGCCCTGTACCTGGTGTGGCTGATCGTGCCGCCGTTGCTGCAGTGGGCGTTGATCGACGCCAACTGGGTCGGCACCACCCGCGCCGACTGCACCAAGGAGGGCGCCTGCTGGGTGTTCGTGCAGCAGCGCTTCGGCCAGTTCATGTACGGCTACTACCCGGCGGAGCTGCGCTGGCGCGTGGACCTGACCGTGTGGCTTGCCGTGCTCGGTGCCGCGCCGCTGTTCATCAAGCGCTTCCCGCGCAAGGCCTTCTATGGCCTGGGCTTCCTGGTGCTGTACCCGGTTTTGGCCTACACCCTGCTGCACGGGGGCTACCTGGGCCTGGATAGCGTGCCGACCAGCCAATGGGGCGGGCTGATGCTGACCCTGGTGATCGCCACCGTGGGTATCGTCGGTGCCTTGCCGCTGGGCATCCTGCTGGCCCTGGGCCGGCGTTCGCGGATGCCAGCCGTGAAGGTGGTGTGCGTGACCTTCATCGAGTTCTGGCGCGGCGTACCGCTGATCACCGTGCTGTTCATGTCCTCGGTGATGCTGCCGTTGTTCCTGCCTGAAGGCATGAGCTTCGACAAGCTGCTGCGGGCGATGATCGGCGTGATCCTGTTCCAGTCGGCGTACATCGCCGAGGTGGTGCGCGGTGGCCTGCAGGCCATCCCCAAGGGCCAGTACGAAGCCGCTGCGGCCATGGGCCTGGGCTACTGGCGCTCGATGGGCCTGGTGATCCTGCCGCAGGCACTCAAGCTGGTGATCCCCGGCATCGTCAACACCTTCATCGCCCTGTTCAAGGACACCAGCCTGGTGATCATCATCGGCCTGTTCGACCTGCTGAACAGCGTCAAGCAAGCCGCCGCCGACCCGGCCTGGCTGGGCATGGCCACCGAGGGCTATGTGTTCGCCGCCCTGGTGTTCTGGGTTTTCTGTTTCGGTATGTCCCGCTACTCCATGCATCTGGAGCGCAAGCTGGACACTGGCCACAAGCGTTAG